A region from the Paraburkholderia youngii genome encodes:
- a CDS encoding patatin-like phospholipase family protein — protein MKPSSPSLSRRSFSLAAASAVLAACTTTNGKLNGAPITATPAVAPPEKAQQKPVRVALALGGGAARGFAHIGVIKALEARNIQIDLIAGTSAGSVVGALYASGMNGFALNKLALSMDEASISDWAMPFRTRGFLQGVALQNYLNTTLNNRPIEKMARPLGVVATDLQTGQPILFQRGNTGTAVRASCSVPSIFEPVKIGGHEYVDGGLVSPVPASFARKMGGDFVIAVDISQRPETGLTTSSFDVLMQTFTIMGQTIKAYELDKYADVVIRPNLAAMSGSDFSQRNAAILAGEEAVAKMMPELQRKLAARRMGA, from the coding sequence TTGAAACCCTCATCCCCAAGTTTGAGCCGCCGCAGCTTTTCGCTGGCGGCCGCATCCGCGGTGCTTGCCGCCTGCACCACGACCAACGGCAAACTCAATGGCGCGCCCATCACCGCGACGCCCGCCGTTGCGCCGCCTGAAAAAGCGCAACAGAAACCGGTTCGCGTCGCGCTCGCTCTCGGCGGCGGCGCCGCGCGCGGCTTTGCGCACATCGGCGTGATCAAGGCGCTCGAGGCGCGCAATATTCAGATCGACCTGATCGCCGGCACGAGCGCCGGCTCCGTGGTCGGCGCGCTGTACGCGTCGGGTATGAACGGTTTCGCGCTGAACAAGCTCGCGCTGTCGATGGACGAAGCGTCGATCAGCGACTGGGCGATGCCGTTTCGTACGCGCGGCTTCCTGCAGGGCGTCGCGCTGCAGAACTACCTGAACACGACGCTGAACAACCGCCCGATCGAGAAGATGGCGAGGCCTCTCGGCGTAGTCGCGACCGATCTGCAAACCGGCCAGCCGATCCTGTTCCAGCGCGGCAACACCGGCACCGCGGTGCGCGCGTCGTGCAGCGTGCCGTCGATTTTCGAGCCGGTGAAGATCGGCGGCCACGAGTATGTGGATGGGGGTCTCGTGAGCCCCGTACCGGCGTCGTTCGCGCGCAAGATGGGCGGGGATTTCGTCATCGCCGTCGATATCTCGCAGCGGCCGGAGACCGGCCTCACCACGAGCTCGTTCGACGTGCTGATGCAGACCTTCACGATCATGGGCCAGACGATCAAGGCCTACGAGCTCGACAAGTACGCCGACGTGGTGATCCGGCCGAATCTCGCGGCGATGAGCGGCAGTGATTTCTCACAGCGCAACGCGGCGATCCTCGCCGGCGAGGAAGCGGTCGCGAAGATGATGCCGGAATTGCAGCGCAAGCTCGCCGCGCGGCGCATGGGCGCGTGA
- a CDS encoding C40 family peptidase, which translates to MQHRNFTQACTRVVAGMFIGVLMAAAPGAFADEVSGFNQNASYPTTNGSDPLSLLTPQPKAASTESSGAKSFLSGMAGKAGDVVVGALNMIGVRYRWGGNTPDSGLDCSGFVRYVFQDTLGLALPRRAEEMSRMGEKVRVSDLKPGDLVFFNTMRRTFSHVGIYIGDNKFVHSPSTGSTIRVDDMDDGYWEKRFTGARRIETSYQADDLRKRVTATISGNN; encoded by the coding sequence ATGCAGCACAGAAACTTCACCCAGGCTTGCACGCGCGTCGTCGCCGGGATGTTCATTGGCGTCTTGATGGCAGCAGCTCCCGGCGCATTCGCCGATGAAGTAAGCGGTTTTAATCAGAATGCCTCGTATCCGACCACCAACGGCTCGGATCCTCTCTCCCTCCTCACTCCGCAACCCAAGGCTGCTAGCACCGAGAGCAGCGGCGCCAAATCATTCCTTTCCGGTATGGCCGGCAAAGCGGGTGACGTGGTGGTCGGCGCGCTGAACATGATCGGTGTTCGCTACCGTTGGGGCGGCAATACACCAGATTCAGGGCTTGATTGCAGCGGTTTCGTGCGCTACGTGTTCCAGGACACGCTCGGCCTCGCGCTGCCGCGTCGTGCCGAGGAAATGAGCCGGATGGGCGAGAAGGTGCGCGTCAGCGACCTGAAGCCGGGCGATCTGGTGTTCTTCAATACGATGCGCCGCACGTTCTCGCACGTCGGCATCTATATCGGCGACAACAAGTTCGTGCACTCGCCGTCCACTGGCAGCACGATCCGCGTCGACGACATGGATGACGGCTACTGGGAAAAGCGCTTCACGGGTGCGCGTCGGATCGAGACCTCGTATCAGGCCGACGATCTGCGCAAGCGCGTGACCGCGACGATCAGCGGAAATAACTGA